A window from Vigna angularis cultivar LongXiaoDou No.4 chromosome 7, ASM1680809v1, whole genome shotgun sequence encodes these proteins:
- the LOC108337184 gene encoding WAT1-related protein At4g08290: protein MEDLCGAKVGNMVHKAKPYVLTVGLQFGMAGTYLFTMASLNHGMSRFVFIVYRNAIAALALAPFALIFERKVRPKMTWTVFLQILVLGFLEPVVDQGFTFLGMQYTSASFASAVMNAVPSVTFVLALFLRLERVNMRELRSQAKVVGTLVTFAGALLMTLYKGPQFDLFHHSKTTHQQSGSQSSQNNHSHWVSGTLFICLGCLAWSSFYILQSITVKRYPAELSLSSLICLGGALQSAVVAVIADRNPRAWAIGFDYTLYGPLYTGIMSSGIAYYIQGLVMQSRGPVFVTSFNPLCMIIVTALGSLLLGEHLYLGSIIGGMIIAVGLYSVVWGKGKDYGDETSSSPGRIKETETMQLPVSSINNK from the exons ATGGAAGACTTATGTGGAGCCAAGGTTGGCAACATGGTACATAAGGCCAAGCCATATGTGTTAACTGTGGGGTTGCAATTTGGGATGGCAGGGACATACCTCTTCACCATGGCAAGTCTCAACCATGGAATGAGTCGTTTCGTCTTCATTGTGTATCGCAATGCCATTGCTGCATTGGCCCTTGCTCCCTTTGCCTTGATATTTGAAAG GAAAGTTAGGCCAAAGATGACATGGACTGTGTTCCTGCAGATACTAGTACTTGGATTTCTTGA GCCAGTGGTTGACCAAGGTTTTACTTTCTTGGGGATGCAATACACTTCTGCTTCCTTTGCATCTGCTGTTATGAATGCCGTACCCTCTGTAACCTTTGTGCTTGCACTATTTCTCAG GTTAGAGCGGGTAAACATGAGGGAACTACGTAGCCAGGCGAAAGTGGTGGGAACCTTGGTGACATTTGCTGGGGCTTTGTTAATGACACTATACAAAGGCCCTCAATTTGACCTATTTCATCACTCAAAGACAACTCACCAACAAAGTGGAAGCCAATCCTCTCAGAATAATCACTCTCACTGGGTCTCAGGAACTCTCTTCATTTGCCTGGGTTGTCTCGCTTGGTCTTCCTTCTACATACTGCAG TCCATAACGGTGAAAAGGTACCCTGCGGAACTGTCACTGTCATCGTTGATATGCTTGGGAGGTGCATTGCAAAGTGCTGTGGTTGCTGTGATTGCAGATCGCAACCCTCGTGCATGGGCTATCGGTTTCGACTACACCCTCTATGGCCCTCTATACACT GGAATAATGAGTTCAGGAATAGCATATTATATACAGGGGTTGGTAATGCAGAGCAGAGGTCCAGTATTTGTGACATCCTTCAATCCTCTTTGCATGATCATTGTTACTGCTTTGGGCTCCCTTCTTCTTGGAGAGCACCTCTACCTTGGAAG TATCATTGGAGGCATGATTATCGCAGTGGGTCTTTACTCTGTGGTGTGGGGTAAAGGCAAAGATTATGGAGATGAGACGTCATCATCACCAGGAAGAATAAAAGAAACAGAAACAATGCAGCTCCCAGTTAGCTCAATAAATAacaaatga